The following are encoded in a window of Pseudalgibacter alginicilyticus genomic DNA:
- a CDS encoding DUF4252 domain-containing protein — protein MMKVKWMILVMAIMFLPLTAMAQDIFDKYSDNSDVTYVSIKPKMFQMIANMGIDVDDDEAKAYMEMVKSITSFKTIVTDNKSISTDISKWVQSRSSALEELMEVKDSGSEVKFYVKEGKDADHVKELLIFVNGIDKVVNESVEVNGQSRKIETVVVSLTGDINLNEISKLTDKMKIPGAKHLGKKQ, from the coding sequence ATGATGAAAGTAAAATGGATGATTTTAGTAATGGCAATTATGTTTTTGCCATTAACGGCTATGGCACAAGATATTTTTGATAAGTACAGTGATAATTCAGATGTTACTTATGTATCCATAAAACCTAAAATGTTTCAGATGATAGCTAATATGGGGATTGATGTTGATGATGATGAAGCCAAAGCCTATATGGAAATGGTAAAAAGTATAACCAGTTTTAAAACTATTGTTACTGATAATAAATCCATTTCTACAGATATTTCAAAGTGGGTACAATCACGTTCAAGCGCTTTGGAAGAACTGATGGAAGTAAAGGATAGCGGCTCTGAAGTTAAGTTTTATGTAAAGGAAGGAAAAGATGCTGATCATGTTAAAGAGCTTTTAATATTTGTAAATGGAATAGATAAAGTTGTTAATGAAAGTGTTGAGGTTAATGGTCAATCACGAAAAATTGAAACTGTGGTTGTATCACTTACAGGTGATATAAATTTAAATGAAATTTCTAAGTTGACAGACAAAATGAAAATACCAGGTGCTAAGCATTTAGGTAAAAAACAATAG
- the purB gene encoding adenylosuccinate lyase — MSLSPLNAISPIDGRYRNKVNELAPYFSEEALIKYRVLVEVEYFIALCEIPLPQLESVDKSIFDDLRLIYKEFSEEDALAIKKIESVTNHDVKAVEYFIKEKFDVLGLSQFKEFIHFGLTSQDINNTAIPLSIKEAMNDIYVPEYSIVLIKLKALTKDWSTISMLARTHGQPASPTRLGKEIEVFVVRLEEQFNLLNDIPSAAKFGGATGNFNAHHVAYPNIDWKAFGCNFVQDKLGLHHSFPTTQIEHYDHMAALFDTLKRINTIIIDLNRDIWTYVSMDYFKQKIKAGEVGSSAMPHKVNPIDFENSEGNLGIANAIFEHLSAKLPISRLQRDLTDSTVLRNVGVPFGHTLIGFKSTLKGLNKLLLNESKFAEDLENNWAVVAEAIQTILRREAYPNPYEALKGLTRTNEKINQESISNFIDTLEVSNTIKEELKRITPRNYTGI; from the coding sequence ATGTCACTATCACCACTAAATGCCATATCTCCAATTGATGGCCGTTACAGAAATAAAGTAAACGAATTAGCCCCTTATTTTTCTGAGGAAGCTTTAATAAAATATCGTGTTTTAGTTGAAGTGGAATACTTTATTGCACTTTGTGAAATTCCTTTACCTCAATTAGAATCCGTAGACAAGAGTATTTTTGATGATTTAAGACTTATCTATAAAGAATTTTCTGAAGAAGATGCTTTAGCCATTAAAAAAATAGAAAGTGTTACCAACCACGATGTTAAAGCGGTTGAATATTTTATAAAAGAAAAATTTGATGTTTTAGGCCTATCACAGTTTAAAGAATTTATTCACTTTGGCTTAACCTCGCAAGACATTAACAATACGGCTATACCTTTGAGTATTAAGGAAGCCATGAACGATATTTATGTACCAGAATACTCCATTGTTTTAATCAAGCTAAAAGCTTTAACTAAAGATTGGTCAACTATTTCTATGTTGGCAAGAACCCATGGGCAACCAGCCTCTCCAACAAGACTTGGTAAAGAAATTGAGGTTTTTGTGGTTAGACTTGAAGAACAGTTTAATTTACTAAACGACATTCCAAGTGCTGCTAAATTTGGTGGGGCAACAGGTAACTTTAATGCACACCATGTAGCATACCCAAATATAGATTGGAAAGCTTTTGGCTGTAATTTTGTTCAAGACAAATTGGGTTTACACCATTCGTTTCCAACAACTCAAATTGAGCATTACGACCATATGGCTGCATTGTTTGATACTTTAAAACGCATCAATACTATCATTATTGATTTAAACAGAGATATATGGACTTATGTATCTATGGATTATTTTAAACAAAAAATTAAAGCTGGCGAAGTTGGTAGTTCTGCCATGCCGCATAAAGTAAATCCTATAGATTTTGAAAATAGTGAAGGTAATTTAGGAATTGCAAATGCTATTTTTGAGCATCTTTCTGCAAAGCTTCCTATTTCAAGACTGCAACGTGACTTAACAGATAGTACAGTATTAAGAAATGTGGGCGTTCCTTTTGGACACACGCTTATTGGCTTCAAATCAACTTTAAAAGGATTAAACAAATTATTACTAAATGAATCTAAATTTGCTGAAGATTTAGAAAATAATTGGGCTGTAGTTGCTGAAGCTATACAAACTATTTTACGTAGAGAAGCCTATCCAAACCCCTATGAAGCTTTAAAAGGATTAACGAGAACCAATGAAAAAATAAATCAAGAATCTATTTCAAATTTTATTGATACTTTAGAGGTTTCAAATACAATAAAAGAAGAATTAAAACGTATTACACCAAGAAACTATACTGGAATATAA
- a CDS encoding heme-binding domain-containing protein: MGKKILYFTMVVLLVVQFFGPEKNTGDLTSIDYFYKETNPPEDVKIILKESCNDCHSDITRYPWYNNITPINYWLNSHIENGKKHFNISNWEGNSVKRKDHKFEELIKMVEEKEMPLNSYTWVHSEAKLSDDQIKSVVNWAKLVRVKYALEPKPE; this comes from the coding sequence ATGGGAAAGAAAATTTTATACTTTACTATGGTAGTATTATTAGTAGTACAATTTTTTGGACCAGAAAAAAACACAGGTGATTTAACTTCTATAGATTATTTTTATAAAGAAACCAATCCACCAGAAGATGTTAAAATTATACTTAAAGAAAGCTGTAACGATTGCCACTCCGATATAACGCGTTATCCATGGTATAACAACATAACACCTATAAATTATTGGTTGAATAGTCATATTGAGAATGGTAAAAAACATTTCAATATTTCTAATTGGGAAGGCAATTCTGTAAAGCGAAAAGACCATAAGTTTGAAGAATTAATTAAAATGGTTGAAGAAAAAGAAATGCCATTGAACTCTTATACTTGGGTACATTCAGAAGCAAAACTTTCAGATGATCAAATAAAATCTGTTGTAAATTGGGCTAAATTGGTGCGTGTAAAATATGCTTTGGAACCGAAACCTGAATAA
- a CDS encoding glycosyltransferase — protein MRNKNLLIIGFVWPEPKSSAAGSRMMQLIIAFQSQGFKIIFASPCAKSSHAFNLERIGVSQKSIELNDSSFDDFIKTMHPDVVLFDRFMMEEQFGWRVATHCPNALRILDTEDLHCLRKGRQQAFKDNKPFDRSYLFGDIAKREIASIFRSDLSLIISEAEMDILKNDFKVDDSLLVYLPFLLDTVSEEYIDKLSKFNSRQHFISIGNFLHEPNYNAVIYLKEVIWPLIRTQLPQVELHIYGAYVSQKVSQLNNAKDGFIIKGFAENVSEVMQQSRVCLAPIRFGAGLKGKLIDAMQNGTPCVTSTIGAEGMFGNLNPNGFIEDNAQEFANKAVLLYNKESLWSEKQYKGFQIINQRFNKTEHQDKFLTVVTEAIQQLNNKRLVNFTGQMLQYHTMQSTKYMSRWIEEKNRK, from the coding sequence GTGAGAAATAAAAATTTATTAATTATTGGTTTTGTATGGCCAGAACCTAAAAGTTCTGCCGCTGGTAGCAGAATGATGCAATTAATTATAGCATTTCAATCTCAAGGTTTTAAAATTATTTTTGCAAGTCCCTGTGCTAAGAGTAGCCATGCTTTTAATTTAGAACGTATAGGTGTTTCGCAGAAATCAATAGAATTAAACGATTCTAGTTTTGATGATTTTATAAAAACAATGCATCCAGATGTTGTTTTGTTCGACCGCTTTATGATGGAAGAGCAATTTGGTTGGCGGGTAGCTACACATTGCCCAAACGCATTACGGATATTAGATACTGAAGATTTACATTGCTTGCGAAAGGGCAGGCAACAAGCGTTTAAGGATAACAAACCTTTTGATAGGTCTTATTTGTTTGGTGATATTGCAAAGCGAGAAATTGCCAGTATTTTTAGAAGCGATTTAAGTTTAATTATTTCGGAAGCCGAAATGGATATTCTTAAAAATGATTTTAAAGTAGATGACTCATTGTTGGTTTACCTACCTTTTTTATTAGATACAGTTTCAGAGGAATACATTGATAAACTTTCCAAGTTCAATTCTCGTCAGCATTTTATAAGTATAGGGAATTTTCTTCATGAGCCTAATTATAATGCTGTTATATATTTAAAAGAAGTTATTTGGCCTTTAATTAGAACACAATTACCTCAGGTTGAATTGCATATTTATGGCGCTTACGTGTCGCAAAAAGTGAGCCAATTAAACAATGCAAAGGATGGTTTTATTATCAAAGGGTTTGCTGAAAATGTAAGTGAGGTGATGCAGCAATCCAGAGTTTGTTTAGCTCCCATAAGGTTTGGAGCAGGATTGAAAGGTAAATTGATAGATGCCATGCAAAATGGAACACCTTGTGTTACTTCAACTATTGGTGCAGAAGGTATGTTTGGTAATTTAAATCCGAATGGATTTATTGAAGATAATGCCCAGGAGTTTGCTAACAAAGCAGTGTTGTTATATAATAAAGAAAGCCTATGGAGTGAAAAGCAATACAAAGGTTTTCAAATTATTAACCAACGTTTTAATAAAACGGAACATCAAGATAAATTTTTAACTGTAGTTACAGAAGCTATTCAACAACTTAACAACAAACGACTTGTTAACTTTACAGGACAAATGTTGCAGTACCACACCATGCAAAGCACTAAATACATGAGCAGGTGGATTGAGGAAAAGAATAGAAAATAA
- a CDS encoding KTSC domain-containing protein — MKRINEYKKLFGAEQDMSLKSLKSTYRNLVKEWHPDKFQAGDDKAIEAELKSRQIIDGYHFLVSIAPETKAANLDEYHETINTPIMDWQHKGLVLEITFLDGNTYEFFGVNKALYIKLCQSDKLTRFAKRNIFNTYTYRKIKKSDVEA, encoded by the coding sequence ATGAAACGTATTAACGAGTACAAGAAGTTGTTTGGTGCTGAACAGGATATGAGTTTAAAAAGCTTAAAATCTACATACAGAAATTTAGTAAAAGAATGGCATCCTGATAAGTTTCAAGCTGGGGATGATAAAGCTATTGAAGCTGAATTAAAAAGTCGCCAAATTATTGATGGGTATCATTTTTTAGTTAGTATAGCTCCAGAAACCAAGGCGGCTAATTTAGATGAATATCATGAAACTATTAACACTCCTATCATGGACTGGCAACATAAAGGTTTGGTTTTAGAAATCACTTTTTTAGACGGTAATACTTATGAATTTTTTGGCGTGAATAAAGCGCTATATATTAAACTTTGCCAATCTGATAAGTTAACGCGTTTTGCAAAACGTAATATTTTCAACACCTATACGTATAGAAAAATAAAAAAAAGTGATGTTGAGGCTTAA
- a CDS encoding ABC-F family ATP-binding cassette domain-containing protein codes for MISVDNLAVEFGGSALFSDVSFAINENDKIALMGKNGAGKSTMMKIIAGEQKATRGQVRFPKEVVIAYLPQHLLTEDDCTVFEEASKAFHHVFTMRDEIERLNKELEIRTDYESDDYMKIIEQVSDLGEKYYALEDVNYDAEVEKALSGLGFKRSDFNRLTSEFSGGYRMRIELAKILLQKPDLILLDEPTNHIDIESVIWLEDFLLNKAKAVMVISHDKAFIDNITNRTIEVTMGRIYDYRANYTHYLQLREDRRLHQIKAYQEQQKFIADNMAFIERFKGTYSKTNQVTSRERMLEKLEIIEVDEVDTSALKLRFPPAPRSGDYPVIVKDLSKSYDNHVVFKDANMTISRGEKVSFVGRNGEGKSTMIKSILGEINFEGKCALGHNVKVGYFAQNQAALLDENLTIFQTVDEVAEGDVRTQIKSILGGFMFRGDDIDKKVSVLSGGEKTRLAMVKLLLEPVNLLILDEPTNHLDLKSKDVLKEALKNFDGTLILVSHDRDFLQGLSQKVFEFKDQRVIEHFETIDDFLVRNRIENLKQIDLKK; via the coding sequence ATGATTTCAGTTGATAATTTGGCGGTAGAGTTTGGTGGAAGTGCCCTATTTAGCGATGTGTCTTTTGCCATAAATGAAAATGATAAAATAGCCCTAATGGGGAAAAACGGAGCTGGCAAATCTACCATGATGAAGATTATTGCAGGTGAACAAAAAGCAACCCGTGGTCAGGTGCGTTTTCCAAAAGAAGTGGTAATTGCATATTTGCCACAACATTTATTAACAGAGGATGATTGTACTGTTTTTGAAGAAGCCTCCAAAGCATTTCACCATGTTTTTACAATGCGAGATGAAATAGAACGCCTTAATAAGGAGCTTGAAATAAGAACGGACTACGAGTCTGATGATTATATGAAAATAATAGAACAGGTTTCTGATTTAGGTGAAAAATATTATGCTCTTGAAGACGTGAATTATGATGCCGAAGTAGAAAAAGCACTGAGTGGTTTGGGGTTTAAACGAAGTGATTTTAACCGTTTGACTAGTGAATTTAGTGGAGGGTATAGGATGCGAATTGAACTTGCTAAAATACTGTTACAAAAACCAGATTTAATTTTGTTGGATGAGCCTACCAATCATATTGATATTGAATCTGTTATATGGTTGGAAGATTTTTTATTGAATAAAGCCAAAGCAGTGATGGTTATATCTCATGATAAAGCCTTTATTGATAATATTACCAACAGAACAATTGAAGTTACTATGGGGCGTATTTACGATTATAGAGCTAATTATACCCATTATTTACAATTGCGGGAAGACAGGCGTTTACATCAAATAAAAGCGTATCAAGAACAACAAAAATTTATAGCCGATAATATGGCGTTTATTGAGCGTTTTAAAGGTACTTATTCCAAAACGAATCAAGTAACGTCTCGAGAACGTATGTTGGAAAAGTTAGAGATTATTGAAGTAGATGAGGTGGACACGTCTGCCTTAAAATTACGATTTCCTCCAGCACCACGTTCGGGCGATTACCCAGTTATAGTGAAAGATTTATCAAAATCGTATGACAATCATGTGGTGTTTAAAGATGCTAATATGACTATTTCAAGAGGCGAAAAAGTATCGTTTGTTGGGAGAAATGGTGAAGGAAAATCTACTATGATAAAATCTATTTTAGGTGAAATAAATTTTGAAGGTAAATGTGCTTTAGGACATAATGTAAAAGTAGGTTATTTTGCACAAAATCAAGCAGCGTTATTAGATGAGAATTTAACTATTTTTCAAACGGTTGATGAGGTTGCTGAAGGGGATGTACGTACGCAAATAAAAAGCATCTTAGGAGGTTTTATGTTTCGAGGCGACGATATTGATAAAAAAGTAAGTGTGCTTTCCGGTGGAGAAAAAACACGTTTAGCCATGGTAAAACTCTTATTGGAACCCGTTAATTTGTTAATCCTGGATGAGCCTACCAACCATTTAGATTTAAAATCAAAAGATGTTTTAAAGGAAGCTTTAAAGAATTTTGATGGGACCCTTATTTTGGTTTCGCATGACCGTGATTTTCTTCAAGGTTTATCGCAAAAAGTATTCGAATTTAAAGACCAACGTGTTATTGAACATTTTGAAACTATTGACGACTTTTTAGTTAGAAACAGAATAGAAAATTTGAAACAGATTGATTTGAAGAAATAG
- a CDS encoding flavodoxin family protein, producing the protein MNTPDFSKLKAVYVNCTLKQSPQKSNTHGLMSISKKIMKQEGVSVDEIRFADHDIAVGIYPDMTEYGAKTDEWPTLFKRIFDADILILGTPIWLGEKSSIAQKFIERMYAMSGKTNDKGQYLFYDKVAGCIITGNEDGVKHCAMGILYAMQHVGYSIPPQADCGWIGEIGPGPSYLDKESDAENNEFTNRNTTFMTYNLLHLANMIKQHGGYSAYGNSRNQWDNGKRWNFENPEYR; encoded by the coding sequence ATGAATACACCAGATTTTTCAAAACTAAAAGCCGTTTATGTTAATTGTACGTTAAAGCAATCACCTCAAAAAAGTAATACCCACGGACTCATGAGTATTTCTAAAAAAATTATGAAGCAAGAAGGTGTTAGCGTTGATGAAATTCGTTTCGCAGATCATGATATTGCTGTTGGTATTTATCCAGACATGACAGAATATGGTGCTAAAACTGATGAATGGCCAACACTTTTTAAACGTATTTTTGATGCTGACATTTTAATTTTAGGAACCCCTATTTGGTTAGGAGAAAAATCATCAATTGCACAGAAATTCATTGAACGCATGTACGCAATGAGTGGAAAAACAAATGATAAAGGACAGTATTTATTTTATGATAAAGTAGCAGGTTGTATTATTACAGGCAATGAAGATGGTGTAAAACATTGTGCCATGGGCATACTTTATGCTATGCAGCATGTTGGGTACTCCATTCCTCCGCAAGCAGATTGTGGTTGGATTGGTGAAATTGGTCCAGGTCCTAGCTATTTAGATAAAGAAAGTGATGCTGAGAACAATGAATTTACAAACAGAAATACCACCTTTATGACTTATAATTTATTACATCTTGCAAACATGATAAAACAGCACGGTGGGTATTCAGCTTATGGTAATTCCAGAAATCAATGGGACAATGGCAAGCGTTGGAATTTTGAAAACCCAGAATACAGGTAA
- a CDS encoding L-histidine N(alpha)-methyltransferase — METILKTQTEVINATFKNDVDLGLSAPTKYLPSKYFYDKKGDALFVEIMNMPEYYLTDAEHDIFKNQTLNLISALKINKTINFDLIELGAGDGIKTKELLKTLKQLGFKFTFIPVDISQNALNNLEKTIKKELPYISMNTKQGDYFNVLEDIKWFQKPKVILFLGSNIGNLKDGKAKEFIHKLSLALNVNDKVILGADLIKPKSIVLPAYNDSKGITKRFNINLLERINRELNANFDLNNFKHQPEYNEKEGIAKSFLVSTKKQNVEIGALNKTFTFYKNERIHTENSRKYNDTIIEDITKVSKLKIIDKLTDSKNYFADYILEKTAE; from the coding sequence ATGGAGACCATTTTAAAAACTCAAACCGAGGTCATTAATGCTACTTTTAAAAACGACGTAGATTTAGGTTTATCAGCACCTACAAAGTACTTGCCTTCAAAATATTTCTATGACAAAAAAGGAGATGCCTTGTTTGTTGAAATCATGAACATGCCTGAATATTACTTAACAGATGCAGAACATGATATTTTTAAAAATCAAACCTTGAATTTAATATCAGCTTTAAAAATAAATAAAACCATAAATTTTGATTTGATAGAATTAGGTGCTGGTGATGGTATTAAAACCAAAGAACTTTTAAAAACATTAAAACAATTGGGTTTTAAATTCACTTTTATACCTGTTGATATCTCGCAAAATGCTTTAAACAATTTAGAAAAAACCATTAAAAAAGAACTTCCATATATTTCCATGAATACAAAACAGGGCGATTATTTTAATGTTTTAGAAGACATAAAATGGTTTCAAAAACCAAAAGTCATTCTGTTTTTAGGTTCCAACATTGGTAACTTAAAGGATGGGAAAGCCAAAGAATTTATACATAAATTAAGCTTAGCTTTAAATGTAAATGACAAAGTAATTCTGGGTGCTGATCTTATAAAACCAAAAAGCATCGTGCTTCCAGCTTATAATGATTCTAAAGGCATTACCAAAAGATTTAATATAAATTTATTAGAACGTATCAATAGAGAATTAAATGCCAATTTTGATTTAAATAATTTTAAGCACCAACCTGAATACAACGAAAAAGAAGGTATAGCTAAAAGCTTTCTAGTGAGCACAAAAAAACAAAACGTAGAAATTGGCGCATTAAATAAAACTTTTACATTTTATAAAAACGAACGCATTCATACTGAAAACTCTAGGAAATATAATGACACTATTATAGAGGATATTACAAAAGTATCTAAACTTAAAATAATTGATAAACTAACAGACTCTAAAAACTATTTTGCAGATTACATTTTAGAAAAAACAGCTGAATGA
- the egtB gene encoding ergothioneine biosynthesis protein EgtB, producing MTILNQYLNTRQDTEQLCENLTLEDYIPQSAEFASPPKWHIAHTTWFFEEMILKKFIADYKVFNNQFSFVFNSYYNSLGERIERQHRGLITRPSVQEIFKYRAYVDGYITNLLKFNNSEELEALVILGINHEQQHQELLITDLKYTFSLNPIYPKFSEHNYINDKNSDSGWVSIDEGIYTIGHQKEGFCFDNELQLHRIFLEPYHISKKLVTYGEFIEFVTDGGYKNPKYWLDAGWSWVQANNITQPLYWKHTQGKWQHYTLSGLESIHTDGILSHISFYEAHAYATWKGCRLPTEFEWEIASTYFNWGQRWEWTYSAYLPYPKFKISEGAVGEYNGKFMMNQMVLRGASKATSKNHSRHTYRNFFPAETQWQFTGIRLTK from the coding sequence ATGACAATATTAAATCAGTACTTAAATACAAGACAAGACACAGAACAACTCTGTGAAAATTTAACTTTAGAAGATTACATCCCACAATCTGCTGAATTTGCAAGTCCTCCCAAGTGGCATATTGCACATACTACTTGGTTTTTTGAGGAAATGATTCTAAAAAAATTTATTGCTGATTATAAAGTTTTTAACAATCAATTCTCGTTTGTTTTTAATAGCTATTACAACAGTTTAGGTGAGCGGATTGAAAGGCAGCATAGAGGCTTAATAACTCGCCCCTCAGTTCAAGAAATTTTTAAATACAGAGCCTATGTAGATGGATATATAACAAACCTTCTTAAGTTTAATAATTCTGAGGAATTAGAAGCCTTAGTTATTTTAGGAATCAATCACGAACAACAACACCAAGAGTTATTGATTACCGATTTAAAATATACGTTTTCATTAAACCCCATATATCCCAAATTTTCTGAACATAATTATATTAATGACAAAAATTCAGATTCGGGTTGGGTATCTATAGATGAAGGCATTTACACCATCGGACATCAAAAGGAAGGTTTTTGTTTTGATAATGAATTGCAATTACATCGTATTTTTCTTGAGCCATATCACATTTCAAAAAAATTAGTTACCTATGGCGAATTTATTGAATTTGTAACGGATGGCGGCTACAAAAATCCTAAATATTGGTTGGATGCTGGTTGGTCATGGGTTCAAGCAAATAATATAACACAGCCGCTTTACTGGAAACATACGCAGGGTAAATGGCAACATTATACCTTATCAGGTTTAGAAAGCATACATACAGATGGTATTTTATCGCATATTTCTTTTTATGAAGCCCATGCTTACGCTACTTGGAAAGGCTGCAGATTACCAACAGAATTTGAATGGGAAATTGCATCCACATATTTTAATTGGGGACAACGCTGGGAATGGACCTATTCTGCTTACCTCCCTTATCCAAAATTCAAAATTTCTGAAGGAGCTGTTGGTGAGTATAACGGCAAGTTTATGATGAATCAAATGGTTTTAAGAGGGGCATCTAAAGCCACTTCAAAAAACCACAGCAGACATACGTATCGTAATTTTTTTCCAGCCGAAACACAATGGCAATTCACAGGAATAAGACTTACTAAATAA
- a CDS encoding aldehyde dehydrogenase: protein MEVEALLNQQRLFFNSNKTKDVSFRIEQLKKIKTLLKENETLLYDAIYEDFGKSEFETYVGELSLIYQEINHFIKNIKRWSKQKKVCTSLVNFPAKSYIIPEPLGVSLVIGAWNYPFQLSLVPAITALAAGNTVILKPSELSVKTSKVMAEIINNNFSSHYFHVVEGGVEKTTALLNHRFDKLFFTGSTSVGKIIYKAAAKHLTPVTLELGGKSPTFVFADTDIKMTSKRIVWAKFLNAGQTCVAPDYILVDHTIEKEFLEALKNDIDTYYTNKKDIAENYLRIINTKNFDRLSKLINPDKLYCGGGLDRDKRLINPTVLQNISFEDDIMQDEIFGPILPVISFTNLDETIKQVKEKPKPLSCYIYSKNRKIINKVLKELSFGGGAVNDSVMHLSSSKLPFGGVGLSGMGSYHGKAGFDTFSHYKSIIDKPFWFEANIKYAPYSKTKLKLIKWLLE, encoded by the coding sequence ATGGAAGTAGAAGCCTTACTTAATCAGCAAAGATTATTTTTCAATTCAAATAAAACTAAAGATGTCAGTTTTAGAATAGAACAATTAAAAAAAATAAAAACACTTCTAAAAGAAAATGAGACTTTGCTTTACGATGCTATTTATGAAGATTTTGGTAAATCTGAATTTGAAACTTATGTAGGTGAATTGTCATTGATCTATCAAGAAATTAACCATTTTATTAAAAATATAAAGCGTTGGAGTAAGCAAAAAAAAGTATGTACCAGCTTGGTTAACTTTCCTGCTAAAAGTTATATTATTCCAGAACCTTTGGGGGTTTCTTTAGTTATTGGCGCATGGAATTATCCTTTCCAATTGTCATTGGTTCCTGCTATTACAGCACTTGCAGCAGGTAATACCGTTATTTTAAAACCAAGTGAACTTTCTGTAAAAACATCTAAAGTGATGGCTGAAATTATAAATAATAATTTTTCAAGTCATTATTTTCATGTTGTGGAAGGGGGTGTAGAAAAAACCACAGCGCTATTAAACCACAGATTTGATAAGTTGTTTTTTACAGGTAGTACGTCTGTTGGAAAAATAATTTATAAAGCAGCAGCCAAACATTTAACACCTGTTACGCTTGAATTAGGAGGGAAATCTCCAACGTTTGTATTTGCTGATACAGATATTAAAATGACCTCAAAGCGTATAGTTTGGGCAAAGTTTTTAAATGCGGGACAAACCTGTGTAGCTCCAGATTATATTTTGGTTGACCACACTATTGAGAAAGAATTTCTTGAAGCATTGAAAAATGATATTGACACTTACTACACCAACAAAAAAGATATAGCTGAGAATTATTTAAGAATTATAAACACGAAAAATTTTGACCGCTTGAGTAAGCTAATAAATCCAGATAAATTGTATTGTGGTGGTGGTTTAGATAGAGACAAGCGCCTCATAAATCCAACGGTGTTGCAAAATATTTCATTTGAAGATGACATTATGCAAGACGAAATTTTTGGTCCCATTCTTCCTGTTATTTCTTTTACAAACCTTGATGAAACAATAAAACAAGTAAAAGAAAAACCAAAGCCTTTATCTTGCTATATCTATTCAAAAAATAGAAAAATAATTAATAAAGTACTAAAAGAACTTTCTTTTGGAGGGGGAGCAGTTAATGATAGTGTTATGCACTTGTCTAGTAGCAAGCTTCCGTTTGGAGGTGTTGGTTTAAGTGGTATGGGAAGCTATCATGGAAAAGCAGGTTTTGATACTTTTTCACATTATAAAAGCATTATAGACAAACCTTTTTGGTTTGAAGCCAACATTAAATACGCACCTTATTCCAAAACAAAACTGAAATTAATTAAGTGGCTTTTAGAATAA
- a CDS encoding SIR2 family NAD-dependent protein deacylase, producing the protein MKHIVVLTGAGISAESGIKTFRDANGLWEGHDVMEVATPQGFLNNPALVLDFYNQRRKQLFEVKPNSAHYDLASLETDYKVSIITQNVDDLHERAGSSHVIHLHGELLKAKSTFDDTDIIEWKTDILLGNMCKKGYQLRPHIVWFGEDVPMIEKSVTICETADILIIIGTSMQVYPAASLIHYVPQNTPTYFIDPKPNIDSKQHLTVIAEKATIGMKKVISLLK; encoded by the coding sequence ATGAAACATATTGTCGTATTAACAGGCGCTGGCATAAGCGCAGAAAGTGGTATTAAAACCTTTAGAGATGCCAATGGATTATGGGAAGGTCATGATGTTATGGAAGTTGCCACACCCCAAGGTTTTTTAAACAACCCTGCATTGGTATTAGATTTTTATAACCAACGCCGAAAACAACTCTTTGAGGTGAAACCCAACTCAGCACATTATGATTTAGCAAGCCTTGAAACAGATTATAAAGTCAGCATAATTACCCAAAATGTAGATGATCTACATGAACGTGCTGGCAGTAGCCATGTTATTCATTTGCATGGCGAATTACTAAAAGCTAAAAGCACTTTTGATGACACAGACATAATAGAATGGAAAACAGACATCCTGTTAGGCAATATGTGTAAAAAAGGGTACCAACTTCGCCCACATATTGTTTGGTTTGGTGAGGATGTGCCTATGATAGAAAAAAGCGTTACAATTTGTGAAACTGCAGATATTTTAATTATTATTGGCACTTCAATGCAAGTGTATCCAGCAGCAAGTTTAATACATTATGTTCCACAAAATACGCCAACATATTTTATTGATCCCAAGCCAAATATAGATAGCAAACAGCATTTAACGGTTATTGCCGAAAAGGCTACTATTGGAATGAAAAAAGTGATTTCGCTTTTAAAATAG